AACAATAACGGATTGTCCGCCTGATGAAATTTCTTCTCTGGTTTGTCCTGAGAATTCGTAAGTGATACCGGAAGGAAGTTTTTTTGCAGCAAGGTTTTTAATTGCTTCAATGGCATCTCCGGAACTGAATCCAGGCTTAGGAATAACATTAAGCTGTATAGAGTTAAAAAGGTTGTAACGGGAAGCGGTTTCAGAGCCGAATACCCTTTTGAGTGTCACCAGGGTATTTAACGGGACCATATCACCACGCTGGTTTTTGACATAAACACTATTTAAGGAAGCGGGTTCAGCTTTATCGGCAGCGTCAGCCTGTAAGACAACTTTATAGTACTTACCGAAGCGGTTAAAGTCAGATGCCTGGGCAGTACCAAAGTATGCCTGCATGGTTTGCAGGATGTCCTTTACCTTTACACCAAGCTGGTCGGCTTTGTCATCATCAACTTCGAGCTGGTATTGTGGATAATCGGCCTTGAATGTTGTGAAAGCAGCCGCCACGGGTGCCTGTTTATTAAGTTCGCCGATGAATTCATTGGTAATGGCAGAAAATTTACCGAGCGGTCCTCCGGATCTGTCCTGCAGCACGACATCGAGTGCCTCAATGTTGCTGAATCCAGGCACTGTCGGGAAGGTAAAAGCATAAAAACTGCCTCCTTTGACATCGGCCAGTGTAGTCTGGACAACGCCCAGCAGCTGGTTAATATCCTTAACTTTTCCGCGGTCGGCCGCAAGTTTCAGCTGCACAAAAGAAGTGGCCGAAGATGGGCTTGCTGAGGAGGTTAACAGGCTGTAACCTGGAATCGTAACCACGAATTCGGCAGCATCCAGTGCTTTCAATTTCTTCTCTGCTTCAATCATGACCTGTTCTGTTCGTTTGAGCGATGTTCCTGAGGGTGTTGAAATAGCAATGGCAAGAAAGTTCTGGTCTTCTGTGGGTATAAATCCTGTTGGTGTGGTACGTAGCATGTACACGGTGCTGATAATGACTACGGCCAGTCCGCTCAAAGCGATCCACTTTCTTTTGAGAAGAAAGCCCAGCATTCCCATGTATTTGTTTGTCAGCCCTTCAAAACCTGCATTGAAGCCGGCAAAGAATTTGGTTTTGAAGTTTTGTTTTTGCTGTCCGGGATGTGCATGCGGATTTTTCAGAAACAGGGCAGCAAGCGCCGGGCTCAAAGTAAGGGCATTAACTGCGGAGATGACAATGGCAATGGCCATGGTAAAAGCGAACTGTCTGTAAAACAATCCCGTAGATCCTTCCATAAACCCGACTGGGAGAAAGACGGCTGCCATAACCAAGGTAATCGAAATGATTGCACCGGTGATTTCATGCATGGCTTTTATGGTTGCCTCTCTGGGCTGGAGCTTTTCGTGTTCCATCTTGGCGTGCACGGCCTCCACAACAACAATGGCATCATCGACGACAATACCAATGGCCAGCACAAGTGCGAACAGCGTCAAAAGGTTGATTGTAAAACCGAAGACATACATAAAGAAGAAGGTACCCACAATGGCAACCGGGACGGCAATGGCCGGTATAAGCGTAGAGCGGAAATCCTGCAGGAAGAGCAGCACAACAATAAAAACGAGTATAAATGCTTCAATCAAAGTGTGTTCCACCTGTTCGATAGAAGCGTCGAGTGCTCTTTTTGTACTATAAAAGGTGTTATACTTAATACCTTCCGGGAATGATTTGGAAGCTTTTTCGACGAGTTTGTTTACAGCGATCTGGATGTCGTTGGAGTTTGATCCGGCCAGCTGAACGATGGCAATACCAACGCCGATCTTACCATTCAAACGGGTTCTGGTGGCATAGGTATAGGATCCGAGTTCCACACGGGCAACATCTTTCAATCTGAGCACGGACCCGTCGTTATTGGCCCTAATGGCAATATTTTCGTAATCTTCTGCTTTGTTTAATTTTCCTTTGTACTTGATTACATATTCGAATGCTTCCTTGCTTCTGTCACCAAACCTTCCCGGGGCTGCTTCGAGGCTTTTATCCTGGATGGCTGCCGATATATCCGCAGGTGTGACATGGTAGGTCTGCATCTGTGCCGGGTTCAGCCAAACGCGCATGGAATAATCTTTGGCTCCCCCAAACAGGAATGCCTGGCCGACACCGGGAATCCTTTTGATATCAGGGATGATGTTGATGGAAGTATAGTTGTTTACAAAAGTCTCATCATATTTTTTTTCGTCCTCGGTATAAACGCCTACGACCATAATCAAGCTATTCTGTTGTTTGGCGGTGATAATACCCTGTTGGACGACTTCGGGTGGCAGCTGGCTGGTAGCCTGGCTTACCCTGTTCTGTACATTGACGGCCGCCTGATCTGGATCGGTGCCGAGCTTGAAGAAAACAGTGATGGCAAGGGTTCCATCATTACTGGCAGTGGAGCTCATGTAAGTAATATTCTCGACACCATTGATGGCTTCTTCGAGCGATGGTGCAACCGAGCGCAGAATTGTTTCAGCATTGGCCCCCGGGTAAACGGCTGTTACCATTACCTGAGGTGGCGCTATGTCGGGGAATTGTTGCAAGGGTAACTGGACCAGGCCAAGTACTCCCAGAATTACCAACAGTATTGAAATAACTGTTGCCAGAACAGGACGTTTGATAATATTTTGTAACATGGTTTTGATGGTTAGCGGTAAAAATTAATTCTTAGCGACTGTTTCTTTGCCAGGCGGATTTCCAGGTTGTATAACTGCCCCTTCCGGTAAATTATCAAAGCCGCTAAGCACTATTTTATCTCCGGCCTTTATTCCACCGTCGACCAAGTAATTCTCACCACTTCTGGCGATAATTGAAATAGGTTGCTTCTTTACTTTGTTGTTATTGCTTACCACGTATACCAAAACTTTGTTTTGTATTTCCGCAGTAGCAGATTGAGGAACTAGAAGAATATTGCTATGTAAAACACCCAGCTGTACTTTTCCAGTGTTACCAGAACGAAGAATACCCTGAGGGTTTGGAAAATTGGCCCTCACCGTAATAGCACCTGTATTCTTATCAAACTGGCCGTCAACCGCGTCAATTTTTCCTTTAATCGGATAGATACTATTATTTGCCAAAAGCAGTGAAACAGGAGGTAAATTCTTCATTTTTTCTTCAATAGACTGTCCAGCATATTGATCTTTAAAAGTCACAAAATCCTTTTCTGCAAGTGAGAAATATACATGCAGATTGCTAACATTTGATACTTGTATTAATTCATCAGGATCTTGTGGACTAATTAAAGTACCCTGCTTTTTTAAAATTCTACCGACATATCCTGAGACAGGTGCCTTAATCAAGGTATAACCCAAATTTATTTTTGCCGTTGAAATAAGTGCATTAGCCTGCTCAACATTCGCTTCAGCTAGCTGACTTGTTGCTTTGGCTGTCTTTAATTGATATTCTGCTATTACCTTGTTTGTCACCAAGGGTGTAAGTTTTTCTACTTCTAGGTTTGCATTAATTAATGCAGCTTGCGCAGCATGTAGACCAGCCATTGCGTTGCTCAAAGTCGCCTGAAATGGTTTATCGTCAATTTTAAATAATACTGTTCCGGCATGCACGAATTTCCCTTCATCTACATAGATTCGCTCAAGTATTCCGGACACTTGCGGCCTTATTTCAACATTGACTATTCCTTCGATGGAAGCCGGATAATCTTGGTAGGTTGTGACGCTACTTGCAACAACAGTACTAACAGGTAGAGTTGGTGGTCTGTTCGGCGCGTCTTGATTTTTTGGAGCGCAAGCCCAAAGCAGCGATGCTGCCACATAAATAGAAGTTTTCATCTTTCTTATTATTATAAATGATACGGATTATTAAGATTGGTATTCAGTATTTTGATACTAATTAAGACTCGTAAAGGTTTCAAAATGAGTTAGAGCTAAATAATTTGAGTGAACTGCAGAATGCAAAAGGTGTTGTCGCCAGTATTAATTATCTACAATAAGTAATTTACTTTCAAGGCAAAGTAAGAACTGACTCACGACTTTACATTTACCTATTTATTTTCCAACGGTTTGCTATATACGCTATGATTGCTGTCGACTATTCAGACTAATTGTCTAAGCCTAATATCTGATTCATGTATTAGGCTGTAATCAAATAACTATCTACAATATAAAGTACTATGAACTACACCCATCAGGTAAAAAGGTGGACTTTTTAAAATCTGAAAAACTGCTTCCTGTAACACTTTTAAAATATTTACTCATGTGGCAGGCGTCTTTAAAATCAAGTCTATAGGCGATTTCTTTTAATATTAAATTTTCCGATACAGCTAATCGCTTAGCTTCCATAATTATTCGTTGCCGAATGTGTTCACTGGCTGTATGACCCGTGATCATTTTAACCTTATAATTTAAGTAGTTAGGTTCAATACAAAGCAAATCGGCGTAATCGGAAACCTTCTTCATGTTGATAAAGTTAGAAGAAACCAATCCAATAAAACGAGCTGCTAAATGGGATGGATTATTAAGTACTTTTGTTACCTGACTATTATCCTTTGATATAGAAAGTCGGATCATCAACACCTTGAGCAAAGCCTGTAATAGTTCAAACTTGTATTTCGAAATACTTTGGAATTCCCAAACCATTTGTGTGATTAATTGTGAAAACTCGCCGTTAGACTTTTTGTCGATTTTTAACACAGAAATTGTAGGAAGATTACTAAATTCATTGAGGAAGAAAGAACGAAAATTGTAATCATAGATATTTAAAAATGAAACCGAAAAGGAAATAATGTAACCTTCTGCACAGGTGAAATT
The nucleotide sequence above comes from Dyadobacter subterraneus. Encoded proteins:
- a CDS encoding efflux RND transporter permease subunit, with protein sequence MLQNIIKRPVLATVISILLVILGVLGLVQLPLQQFPDIAPPQVMVTAVYPGANAETILRSVAPSLEEAINGVENITYMSSTASNDGTLAITVFFKLGTDPDQAAVNVQNRVSQATSQLPPEVVQQGIITAKQQNSLIMVVGVYTEDEKKYDETFVNNYTSINIIPDIKRIPGVGQAFLFGGAKDYSMRVWLNPAQMQTYHVTPADISAAIQDKSLEAAPGRFGDRSKEAFEYVIKYKGKLNKAEDYENIAIRANNDGSVLRLKDVARVELGSYTYATRTRLNGKIGVGIAIVQLAGSNSNDIQIAVNKLVEKASKSFPEGIKYNTFYSTKRALDASIEQVEHTLIEAFILVFIVVLLFLQDFRSTLIPAIAVPVAIVGTFFFMYVFGFTINLLTLFALVLAIGIVVDDAIVVVEAVHAKMEHEKLQPREATIKAMHEITGAIISITLVMAAVFLPVGFMEGSTGLFYRQFAFTMAIAIVISAVNALTLSPALAALFLKNPHAHPGQQKQNFKTKFFAGFNAGFEGLTNKYMGMLGFLLKRKWIALSGLAVVIISTVYMLRTTPTGFIPTEDQNFLAIAISTPSGTSLKRTEQVMIEAEKKLKALDAAEFVVTIPGYSLLTSSASPSSATSFVQLKLAADRGKVKDINQLLGVVQTTLADVKGGSFYAFTFPTVPGFSNIEALDVVLQDRSGGPLGKFSAITNEFIGELNKQAPVAAAFTTFKADYPQYQLEVDDDKADQLGVKVKDILQTMQAYFGTAQASDFNRFGKYYKVVLQADAADKAEPASLNSVYVKNQRGDMVPLNTLVTLKRVFGSETASRYNLFNSIQLNVIPKPGFSSGDAIEAIKNLAAKKLPSGITYEFSGQTREEISSGGQSVIVFMLCLVFVYFLLAAQYESYILPFSVILSIPTGIFGVFAVIGIKGIENNIYVQVALVMLIGLLAKNAILIVEFALQRRKAGKSLVEAAMEASRLRLRPIIMTSLAFVFGMFPMSIATGPSAQGNHSISFAAAGGMISGVVLGVIIIPVLFVVFQSIQEKFTSKNLTSINENNDGLIPNAI
- a CDS encoding efflux RND transporter periplasmic adaptor subunit codes for the protein MKTSIYVAASLLWACAPKNQDAPNRPPTLPVSTVVASSVTTYQDYPASIEGIVNVEIRPQVSGILERIYVDEGKFVHAGTVLFKIDDKPFQATLSNAMAGLHAAQAALINANLEVEKLTPLVTNKVIAEYQLKTAKATSQLAEANVEQANALISTAKINLGYTLIKAPVSGYVGRILKKQGTLISPQDPDELIQVSNVSNLHVYFSLAEKDFVTFKDQYAGQSIEEKMKNLPPVSLLLANNSIYPIKGKIDAVDGQFDKNTGAITVRANFPNPQGILRSGNTGKVQLGVLHSNILLVPQSATAEIQNKVLVYVVSNNNKVKKQPISIIARSGENYLVDGGIKAGDKIVLSGFDNLPEGAVIQPGNPPGKETVAKN
- a CDS encoding helix-turn-helix domain-containing protein, translating into METMSSINEFEIRPFDPAEFQKENSIWSYRSDCFEIIWCKKGEGTYLIDSKPFDMGDECVFCIYPGQLYRLSNFTCAEGYIISFSVSFLNIYDYNFRSFFLNEFSNLPTISVLKIDKKSNGEFSQLITQMVWEFQSISKYKFELLQALLKVLMIRLSISKDNSQVTKVLNNPSHLAARFIGLVSSNFINMKKVSDYADLLCIEPNYLNYKVKMITGHTASEHIRQRIIMEAKRLAVSENLILKEIAYRLDFKDACHMSKYFKSVTGSSFSDFKKSTFLPDGCSS